From one Danio rerio strain Tuebingen ecotype United States chromosome 19, GRCz12tu, whole genome shotgun sequence genomic stretch:
- the sytl1 gene encoding synaptotagmin-like protein 1 isoform X7 codes for MMNGSLMSLYSVGDFGDVVVSGRIQFSLQYDVRTEELYVHIIRCQDLASARKNRSDPYVKVYLLPDNTSRSKKKTAVRRKTLNPVYDETMTYKVRRLDLPARVLSMSVWHMERMRRNLFLGELEVRLGQWDWSQNQPTWQNLQPRVQLSPEAIISRGTILFSIKFVPPGSEGRGNPATGELHIWLREIVGLLPTKRGAPNTYVKSVVLPDESGVSGQQTRVVRGSVSPVFNHTMVYDGFQSSDLIQACAEITVWNPHPSGCLGGVRLSTGSGLSYGQSVCWMDSTEDEINVWSSVIQSPNSWVDTSLPIRTNLQLCSD; via the exons ATGAATGGCAGTCTGATGAGCCTGTACAGTGTGGGGGATTTTGGGGATGTTGTCGTATCAGGACGGATCCAGTTCTCACTGCAGTATGATGTCAGGACGGAGGAGCTTTATGTGCACATAATACGCTGCCAAGATCTTGCATCAGCACGCAAAAATCGATCAGATCC ATATGTTAAAGTTTACCTTCTCCCCGACAACACTTCCCGTAGTAAGAAAAAGACTGCAGTGAGGAGGAAAACATTAAATCCAGTCTACGATGAAACCATGACG TACAAAGTGCGGCGACTGGACCTCCCGGCTCGCGTGTTGAGTATGTCAGTGTGGCACATGGAGAGAATGAGGAGAAACCTCTTCCTGGGAGAGCTGGAGGTCAGGCTGGGTCAGTGGGACTGGAGCCAGAACCAGCCGACCTGGCAAAACCTTCAGCCAAGA GTTCAGTTGAGTCCGGAAGCCATCATCAGCAGAGGAACCATTCTGTTCTCAATTAAGTTTGTACCTCCTGGTTCAGAGG GACGTGGAAATCCAGCGACTGGTGAACTCCATATTTGGTTGAGAGAGATTGTCGGTTTACTTCCCACAAAACGTGGCGCACCTAACACATATGTAAAAAG TGTGGTTTTACCAGATGAGAGTGGTGTCAGCGGTCAGCAGACTCGTGTGGTCCGTGGTTCTGTCAGCCCAGTGTTCAATCACACCATGGTTTATGACGGCTTTCAGTCCAGTGACCTCATTCAGGCCTGTGCAGAGATAACAGTCTGGAACCCACATCCCTCCGGCTGTCTGGGTGGAGTCCGCCTCAGCACTGGCTCAG GCTTAAGTTACGGTCAGTCTGTTTGCTGGATGGACTCGACAGAAGATGAGATCAATGTGTGGTCAAGTGTGATTCAGAGCCCCAACAGCTGGGTGGACACTAGTCTTCCCATCAGAACCAACCTACAGCTCTGCTCTGACTGA